The following proteins are encoded in a genomic region of Schistocerca serialis cubense isolate TAMUIC-IGC-003099 chromosome 9, iqSchSeri2.2, whole genome shotgun sequence:
- the LOC126418568 gene encoding aquaporin AQPAn.G-like: MPLALRAAFGRDPDTGSLFGKLSPRRMLVVFCAELLGTALLLFMGCMGTVTGVSDAPSSPLQISIAFGMTVASIIQIIGHISVAHINPSVTLCAVLRGDLNVAAAFLYFVAQNIGAILGFGLLLSVTPSSAVCECTTVPAKSLSALQSVLVEAGMTAVLIFLCHGVWDARNTRNTDSTPLKFGFLVAAVSMVAGPYTGASMNPARTLGPAVWRGEWTQHWVYWVGPLLGSAVASLLYLTLFDAKPAPTTASRNRRGVEDGAAGGAGTEKAESIPLN; the protein is encoded by the exons CGCTGAGGGCGGCGTTCGGGCGGGACCCCGACACGGGCTCGCTGTTCGGCAAGCTATCGCCGCGCCGCATGCTGGTGGTGTTCTGCGCCGAGCTGCTGGGCACCGCGCTCCTGCTCTTCATGGGCTGCATGGGCACCGTCACCGGAGTCTCCGACGCGCCGTCCAGCCCGCTGCAGATCTCCATCGCCTTCGGCATGACCGTCGCCTCCATCATTCAG ATCATCGGGCACATATCGGTGGCGCACATCAACCCGTCGGTGACGCTGTGCGCCGTGCTGCGTGGTGACCTCAACGTGGCGGCGGCATTCCTCTACTTCGTGGCGCAGAACATCGGCGCCATCCTCGGCTTCGGCCTGCTACTG TCGGTGACGCCATCCTCAGCGGTGTGTGAGTGCACGACGGTGCCGGCGAAGTCGCTGTCGGCGCTGCAGTCTGTGCTGGTGGAGGCCGGCATGACGGCGGTACTCATCTTCCTGTGCCACGGCGTCTGGGACGCGCGCAACACCCGCAACACCGACTCCACGCCCCTTAAGTTCGGCTTCCTCGTCGCCGCCGTCTCCATGGTAGCG GGTCCGTACACAGGTGCCAGTATGAACCCAGCTAGAACACTGGGACCAGCCGTATGGAGAGGAGAATGGACGCAACATTGG GTGTACTGGGTGGGTCCGCTGCTGGGATCCGCAGTCGCCTCGCTGCTCTATCTGACGCTCTTTGACGCGAAGCCCGCGCCGACCACAGCTTCCCGCAACCGCCGCGGCGTTGAGGATGGTGCTGCAGGCGGTGCAGGCACCGAGAAGGCTGAGTCCATCCCACTCAACTAG